The following are encoded together in the Candidatus Tumulicola sp. genome:
- a CDS encoding SRPBCC family protein, with protein MTSSTTDRVEKKTLLRAPIHRVWNAIADATAFGDWFGMEFAEPFAAGSIARGLIRGTKCDPSVAAIQEKYAGMPLEMHVEHIEPMRLFSYRWHPFAIDASIDYSDEPMTLVTFELESVEGGTMLTLTESGFDALPMGRRTDAFEANGEGWDTMVHMIENYLDARLA; from the coding sequence ATGACATCGTCCACTACCGACAGGGTTGAAAAGAAAACGCTGTTGCGCGCGCCGATCCATCGCGTTTGGAACGCGATCGCCGACGCCACCGCATTCGGCGACTGGTTCGGGATGGAGTTCGCCGAGCCGTTCGCTGCAGGTAGCATAGCCCGCGGGTTGATCCGCGGCACGAAATGCGATCCGAGCGTGGCTGCAATACAAGAAAAATATGCCGGCATGCCGCTGGAGATGCACGTCGAGCACATCGAACCCATGCGGCTGTTTTCGTATCGTTGGCATCCGTTCGCGATCGACGCATCGATCGACTATTCGGACGAACCCATGACGCTCGTTACGTTCGAACTCGAATCGGTCGAAGGCGGAACGATGCTCACGCTCACCGAGTCGGGTTTCGATGCGTTACCGATGGGTCGCCGAACCGACGCCTTCGAAGCCAATGGAGAAGGTTGGGATACGATGGTACACATGATCGAGAATTATCTCGACGCACGTTTGGCATGA
- a CDS encoding metalloregulator ArsR/SmtB family transcription factor translates to MSVAPVLAALGDESRLRIVAKLCNGGPLSIAKLAEGSGISRQAVTKHLYALHAAGIVQSRRKSRERIWTLEPRRLEEVRRYLEQISQQWDVALQRLRATVEE, encoded by the coding sequence ATGAGCGTCGCACCGGTCCTCGCTGCCCTGGGCGACGAATCGCGTCTTCGCATCGTCGCCAAGCTCTGCAACGGCGGACCGCTCTCGATCGCGAAATTGGCCGAAGGCTCGGGCATTTCGCGTCAAGCCGTCACCAAACACTTATACGCGCTGCACGCCGCCGGAATCGTGCAAAGCCGGCGAAAGAGTCGCGAGCGCATTTGGACGCTCGAGCCCCGCCGTCTCGAAGAAGTTCGCCGGTATCTCGAACAGATTTCGCAACAGTGGGACGTCGCGCTACAGCGGTTACGCGCTACGGTCGAAGAGTAG
- the bla gene encoding class A beta-lactamase, producing the protein MRAASATTYSEELATVERSTGGRLGVFAIDTNSGKTLAYRAHERFLMCSTFKLPLAAMVLRKIDLGVESFARRIPYSTTDLLENAPVAQQNVARGYMTVREALAAAVRVSDNTAANLLLASVGGPSGFTKGIRQLGDTETILAHGEPALNDPLRPGQTGDTTTPSAMAYDARDMVVGDKYLQEKTRGLLQRWLIQCETGLTLLRAGFPKSWTAGDKTGMGGGHTAYGDSDTRNDIAIGWAASGAPIVVTAYLTGVTVRATTRDAALASVGRIVSSTLRP; encoded by the coding sequence GTGCGCGCGGCCTCCGCGACGACCTACTCCGAGGAGCTGGCAACGGTCGAACGTTCGACCGGTGGACGCTTGGGCGTCTTCGCGATCGACACCAACTCGGGAAAAACCCTAGCATACCGCGCGCACGAACGCTTCTTGATGTGTAGTACGTTCAAGTTGCCGTTAGCCGCGATGGTGTTGCGAAAAATCGACCTTGGCGTGGAGTCGTTCGCTCGCCGGATCCCATATAGCACAACCGATTTGCTAGAAAACGCACCCGTGGCGCAACAGAACGTCGCCCGCGGTTATATGACCGTGCGCGAGGCGCTTGCCGCAGCAGTGCGCGTCAGCGACAACACGGCGGCCAACTTGCTCTTAGCGTCGGTCGGCGGCCCGTCGGGATTCACGAAGGGCATTCGCCAGCTCGGCGATACCGAGACGATCCTCGCGCACGGCGAACCGGCGCTGAACGACCCGCTGCGCCCCGGCCAGACGGGCGACACGACGACGCCATCGGCCATGGCGTACGATGCCCGCGACATGGTCGTCGGCGACAAGTATTTGCAAGAGAAGACGCGCGGGCTTTTGCAGCGCTGGCTGATCCAATGCGAGACCGGTTTGACGCTGCTTCGTGCGGGCTTTCCGAAGTCTTGGACTGCGGGCGATAAAACGGGCATGGGTGGCGGCCATACCGCGTACGGCGACAGCGACACGCGCAACGACATCGCGATCGGCTGGGCCGCGTCCGGAGCTCCGATCGTCGTTACGGCTTATCTGACCGGGGTGACGGTCCGCGCGACCACGCGCGATGCTGCATTAGCTTCCGTCGGCAGAATCGTTTCGTCTACTCTTCGACCGTAG
- a CDS encoding TonB-dependent receptor, producing MHGILLALCCLVSGNVHSPSGAPIVQAQIVLSGPVTVRAATDARGAFSVQVSPGRYTVGANAGGFIAIQADIGEIDRDSTVDVALEPADSPKLRTIGEVRVNGGYGLVRSAIPEMSVSRSEMDALGYSTVLQGLQQIPSVVIQHPDSGAPTAPAVVSLRGPDPSESLVTLDGQVLNDGNTGDLDLSQFAVPAFNSVNVTEGLGPADSEGSNTFGGAVNLVSLQPTQQDHVAVSGSAGSYGTTQTWMNATGSIGKLGYAVAGNVYQSAGQVDQYTPVYPSNNAPSKHCNLVGSGIVTPAAQPQNCALLTHLGSSINAKLGLVNLDYNFSQRADAGVRIFTLGDFRDESSAVNGIAGNSFEPCDPTDSSAPVCPSGFTSTPNPRYGDNVGTGNAIFTQNIRAYDAYSRSVLGSGTLLAEFYANDNDVDLSGGSGATSPYDVSHQDKRYNEALSWGRTFETGEFTFGGYARQESLTANGIDGTLSQSVNAYFARGAQQFGRLRLSGGLYEADYTTFGSTLDWRLGLSYDLNASNVIHASAGTGFRAPLLIERYYFPPVLVNGKPQPNPGLPPPDQNCVVAGQGNPDERPEHATEYELGYSHLFSTQSDLDVSLYRSNLRDTIENYYPFGACNSKLEYAYEIPINIGNAVYEGAEVRYRQGFPRQHLTMVLSYGLNVAYPYSLGPNVSNPTSGGSLVDDEQFLGVPQQQGSATLTWAQNGWHASTAATFSGNNNPLSQQPYTIVDGAIGHDFGRLDVTLAASNMFNAVSGPFTQYLAGVPYRGLYAGPNGSQYQANLPTDQLNVQPASIRFIVTFHE from the coding sequence ATGCACGGAATTCTGCTCGCACTTTGCTGCCTCGTATCGGGCAACGTACACTCGCCGTCGGGGGCTCCGATCGTCCAAGCGCAGATCGTCCTGTCGGGCCCGGTCACCGTTCGAGCGGCGACCGATGCGAGAGGCGCGTTCTCCGTGCAAGTATCTCCCGGACGCTACACCGTGGGGGCGAACGCAGGCGGCTTCATCGCGATTCAAGCCGACATCGGCGAGATCGACCGCGATTCGACCGTCGACGTCGCGTTGGAGCCGGCCGACTCCCCGAAACTTCGGACGATCGGCGAGGTGCGCGTAAACGGCGGATACGGATTGGTGCGCAGCGCCATCCCGGAGATGAGCGTTTCGCGCTCGGAGATGGACGCGCTCGGTTACAGCACCGTGTTGCAAGGTCTGCAGCAGATTCCGTCCGTCGTCATCCAGCATCCCGATTCGGGTGCTCCGACCGCTCCAGCCGTCGTGTCGCTGCGTGGACCGGACCCATCCGAATCGCTGGTAACGCTCGACGGACAAGTACTCAACGACGGTAACACCGGCGATCTCGACCTCTCGCAGTTCGCCGTGCCGGCTTTTAACAGCGTCAACGTAACCGAGGGGCTCGGGCCGGCCGATAGTGAGGGCAGCAACACGTTTGGCGGCGCCGTCAACCTCGTATCGCTCCAGCCGACCCAGCAAGATCACGTTGCGGTATCGGGCTCGGCCGGCTCGTACGGCACGACGCAGACGTGGATGAACGCCACCGGCAGCATCGGGAAACTCGGTTACGCAGTGGCAGGCAACGTGTATCAGTCGGCCGGCCAAGTCGACCAATATACCCCGGTCTATCCATCCAACAATGCGCCGTCGAAACATTGCAACTTGGTGGGTAGCGGGATCGTCACGCCGGCCGCACAACCGCAGAACTGTGCGCTGCTCACGCATCTCGGTTCGTCGATCAACGCCAAGCTCGGCCTGGTGAACCTGGATTACAACTTTTCGCAACGCGCCGATGCCGGCGTGCGCATCTTCACGCTCGGTGACTTTCGCGACGAAAGCAGCGCGGTGAACGGCATCGCCGGTAATTCATTCGAACCATGCGACCCGACCGACTCGAGCGCGCCGGTATGTCCTAGCGGCTTTACGAGCACGCCCAACCCCCGGTACGGCGACAACGTCGGTACGGGCAACGCAATCTTTACGCAAAACATCCGCGCCTACGACGCATACTCGCGTTCGGTGCTCGGGTCGGGAACGCTGCTAGCCGAATTCTACGCCAATGATAACGACGTCGACCTTTCCGGCGGATCGGGCGCGACGTCGCCGTACGATGTGTCGCATCAAGATAAGCGCTACAACGAAGCCCTATCGTGGGGACGCACGTTCGAAACCGGCGAGTTCACCTTCGGCGGATACGCGCGCCAAGAATCGCTGACCGCCAACGGCATCGACGGAACGCTATCGCAAAGCGTTAACGCCTACTTCGCGCGCGGCGCCCAGCAATTCGGCCGGCTGCGCCTTTCGGGCGGCCTCTACGAAGCCGACTACACGACGTTCGGCAGCACGCTGGATTGGCGGCTCGGACTCAGCTACGACCTCAACGCGTCGAACGTGATCCATGCCTCCGCAGGCACGGGATTTCGCGCTCCGCTGTTGATCGAACGCTACTATTTTCCTCCGGTGCTGGTGAACGGCAAGCCGCAACCCAATCCGGGGCTACCGCCCCCCGATCAGAATTGCGTGGTCGCAGGACAAGGAAATCCGGACGAGCGTCCGGAGCACGCGACTGAATACGAGCTCGGATATTCGCATCTCTTTTCCACCCAATCCGATCTCGACGTGTCGTTGTACCGTTCCAATTTGCGCGACACGATCGAGAACTATTATCCCTTCGGAGCGTGCAATTCGAAGCTGGAATATGCATACGAGATTCCGATCAACATCGGGAACGCGGTCTACGAGGGCGCCGAAGTGCGTTATCGCCAAGGATTTCCAAGGCAGCACCTGACGATGGTGCTATCGTACGGCCTCAACGTCGCGTATCCGTACTCACTCGGACCGAATGTGTCGAATCCGACCTCGGGCGGCAGCTTGGTCGACGACGAGCAGTTCCTCGGCGTTCCGCAGCAACAAGGGTCGGCAACACTGACATGGGCGCAAAACGGCTGGCACGCATCGACGGCAGCAACCTTCAGCGGGAACAACAATCCGTTGAGCCAGCAGCCGTACACGATCGTCGACGGCGCGATCGGTCACGATTTCGGACGCCTCGACGTCACCCTAGCCGCATCGAACATGTTCAACGCAGTTTCCGGTCCGTTCACGCAGTATCTGGCCGGCGTTCCGTATCGAGGACTGTACGCGGGTCCAAACGGCTCGCAATACCAAGCCAACCTGCCCACCGACCAACTCAACGTGCAGCCGGCTTCAATTCGCTTCATCGTAACATTTCACGAGTGA
- a CDS encoding helix-turn-helix transcriptional regulator: MANRVRLLRFTNGEMSQEQLGVSVGVTRQTIAAIEAGKYAPSLETAFRIAHVFGVPLGDVFDWSPS; encoded by the coding sequence ATTGCCAATCGGGTTAGGCTGCTTCGTTTTACGAACGGCGAGATGTCGCAGGAACAACTAGGCGTTAGCGTCGGGGTGACGCGGCAAACGATCGCGGCCATCGAGGCTGGGAAATACGCGCCTTCCCTAGAGACGGCGTTCCGAATCGCGCACGTCTTCGGAGTGCCGCTCGGCGATGTCTTCGATTGGTCGCCTAGCTAG